One stretch of Nocardioides perillae DNA includes these proteins:
- a CDS encoding PIG-L family deacetylase, with amino-acid sequence MSAPDSTDRTPDPLEPLDESWQRLLCVVAHPDDLEFGAAAAVARWTGQGKDVVYCMVTSGEAGIDGLHPDEARTVREREQVESARLVGVDVVEFLGLPDGTLEYGVSLRRSIAAVVRHHRPDVVLTGNFRETWGGRSLNQADHVAVGRAVVDAVRDAGNRWVFPEQLGEGDAGGPGTLEPWGGVREVWAFGSPQSTHAVDTTDTFDAGVASLEAHAAYVAGLGWEDFDAREFLEGMARPTGQRLGAPLAAAFEVFPMGWGE; translated from the coding sequence GTGAGCGCCCCTGACAGCACCGACCGCACCCCCGACCCGCTGGAGCCCCTCGACGAGTCGTGGCAGCGGCTCCTCTGCGTGGTGGCCCACCCCGACGACCTCGAGTTCGGCGCGGCCGCGGCCGTCGCCCGCTGGACCGGGCAGGGCAAGGACGTCGTCTACTGCATGGTCACCAGCGGCGAGGCCGGCATCGACGGCCTGCACCCCGACGAGGCCCGCACCGTGCGCGAGCGCGAGCAGGTCGAGAGCGCCCGGCTGGTCGGCGTCGACGTCGTCGAGTTCCTCGGCCTGCCCGACGGCACGCTGGAGTACGGCGTGTCCCTGCGCCGCAGCATCGCCGCGGTCGTGCGGCACCACCGACCCGACGTCGTGCTGACCGGCAACTTCCGCGAGACGTGGGGCGGTCGCTCGCTCAACCAGGCCGACCACGTGGCCGTGGGCCGCGCGGTCGTCGACGCCGTGCGCGACGCGGGCAACCGGTGGGTCTTCCCCGAGCAGCTCGGCGAGGGGGACGCGGGTGGCCCCGGGACGCTCGAGCCGTGGGGCGGCGTGCGGGAGGTGTGGGCGTTCGGCTCGCCGCAGTCCACGCACGCCGTCGACACGACGGACACCTTCGACGCGGGCGTGGCCTCCCTCGAGGCGCACGCGGCCTACGTGGCCGGGCTGGGCTGGGAGGACTTCGACGCTCGCGAGTTCCTCGAGGGCATGGCCCGTCCGACCGGGCAGCGGCTCGGGGCGCCGCTCGCGGCGGCGTTCGAGGTGTTCCCGATGGGCTGGGGCGAGTGA
- the dnaG gene encoding DNA primase → MAGRIRDEDIAEVREKARIEEVVSDYVTLRNAGGGSRKGLCPFHDEKSPSFHVTPSRGFFHCFGCQEGGDVIAFLQKIDGLGFVEAVERLAEKYDVPLRREDGDAPQRPSGPQRGRLVEAHKVAQEFYAEQLGTPGDALTARQFLGSRGFDQAAAEHFGVGFAPRDGEALHRHLRGRGFSLEEVTVAGLVAVGRSPYDKFRGRLLWPIRDASGDTIGFGARRIFDDDRIEAKYLNTSDTPIYKKSTVLYGLDLARREIARSSQAVVVEGYTDVMACHLAGVGTAVATCGTAFGDDHARVLRRFLHDHEEFRGEVIFTFDGDAAGQKAALRAFGGDQNFVSQTYVAVEPSGKDPCDLRLADGDAAVRELVARRVPLYRFVLGNVLERYDLDRADGRVDALREAARLVSSVRDRSKVDAFAREIAGMVGVDVEDARAEVRRAVNRGPAPARGRQEAPRDAAPAAPAEQAAPRRALPPLDDPRFAIERETLKLVLQHPGAVGRTAADVGPDDFTHPTYRAVWEAVAASGGPAQGAVDPAWVSRVSQAAAAAASTPESAGAVSALAVEPLRTLREPDATYVSTHVHRLLELTAQRRIADVKSRLQRTNPVEQAADYNRMFGELVALEQHRRTLREQVVGPA, encoded by the coding sequence GTGGCGGGCCGGATCAGGGACGAGGACATCGCGGAGGTCCGCGAGAAGGCCCGGATCGAAGAAGTCGTCTCCGACTACGTCACCCTCCGCAACGCCGGAGGCGGCTCCCGCAAGGGCCTGTGCCCCTTCCACGACGAGAAGTCCCCCTCCTTCCACGTCACCCCCAGTCGAGGGTTCTTCCACTGCTTCGGCTGCCAGGAAGGCGGCGACGTCATCGCCTTCCTGCAGAAGATCGACGGGTTGGGGTTCGTCGAGGCGGTGGAGCGCCTCGCCGAGAAGTACGACGTGCCCCTGCGCCGCGAGGACGGCGACGCCCCGCAGCGACCCAGCGGACCGCAGCGCGGGCGGCTGGTCGAGGCGCACAAGGTCGCGCAGGAGTTCTACGCCGAGCAGCTCGGCACCCCCGGGGACGCGTTGACCGCCCGGCAGTTCCTCGGCTCGCGAGGCTTCGACCAGGCCGCCGCCGAGCACTTCGGCGTGGGCTTCGCACCGCGCGACGGAGAGGCGCTGCACCGCCACCTGCGCGGGCGCGGCTTCTCTTTGGAGGAGGTCACCGTCGCCGGACTGGTGGCAGTCGGCCGGTCGCCCTACGACAAGTTCCGCGGCCGGCTGCTGTGGCCGATCCGCGACGCGAGCGGCGACACGATCGGCTTCGGCGCCCGGCGCATCTTCGACGACGACCGGATCGAGGCGAAGTACCTCAACACCTCCGACACCCCGATCTACAAGAAGAGCACCGTGCTCTACGGCCTCGACCTCGCGCGGCGCGAGATCGCGCGCTCGAGCCAGGCGGTCGTGGTCGAGGGCTACACCGACGTGATGGCCTGCCACCTGGCCGGCGTCGGCACCGCCGTCGCCACCTGCGGCACGGCCTTCGGCGACGACCACGCCCGGGTGCTGCGGCGCTTCCTGCACGACCACGAGGAGTTCCGCGGCGAGGTGATCTTCACCTTCGACGGCGACGCCGCCGGCCAGAAGGCCGCGCTGCGCGCCTTCGGCGGCGACCAGAACTTCGTGTCGCAGACCTACGTCGCGGTCGAGCCGAGCGGCAAGGACCCCTGCGACCTGCGCTTGGCCGACGGCGACGCCGCCGTGCGCGAGCTCGTGGCGCGGCGGGTCCCGCTCTACCGCTTCGTGCTCGGCAACGTGCTCGAGCGCTACGACCTCGACCGCGCCGACGGCCGCGTCGACGCGCTGCGGGAGGCGGCACGCCTGGTCTCCAGCGTGCGCGACCGCTCGAAGGTGGACGCCTTCGCCCGCGAGATCGCCGGCATGGTGGGCGTCGACGTCGAGGACGCGCGCGCCGAGGTGCGGCGCGCGGTCAACCGCGGCCCGGCCCCGGCGCGGGGGCGCCAGGAGGCGCCGCGAGACGCTGCACCAGCGGCCCCGGCCGAGCAGGCGGCGCCGCGCCGCGCGCTGCCGCCCCTCGACGACCCGCGGTTCGCCATCGAGCGCGAGACCCTCAAGCTCGTGCTCCAGCACCCCGGCGCCGTCGGACGCACCGCCGCCGACGTCGGGCCCGACGACTTCACCCACCCCACCTACCGCGCGGTCTGGGAGGCCGTCGCCGCCAGCGGCGGCCCGGCGCAGGGAGCGGTCGACCCGGCATGGGTGTCGCGGGTGAGCCAGGCGGCGGCCGCCGCGGCCTCGACTCCCGAGAGCGCCGGCGCAGTCAGTGCGCTCGCCGTCGAGCCGCTGCGCACGCTGCGCGAGCCCGACGCCACCTACGTCTCGACGCACGTCCACCGCCTGCTCGAGCTGACCGCCCAGCGCCGCATCGCGGACGTCAAGTCGCGCCTGCAGCGCACCAACCCCGTCGAGCAGGCCGCCGACTACAACCGGATGTTCGGCGAGCTCGTCGCGCTCGAGCAGCACCGACGCACCCTGCGCGAGCAGGTCGTGGGGCCGGCGTGA
- a CDS encoding CDP-glycerol glycerophosphotransferase family protein, protein MHEVSVIAYFADDVTRTYQLVQWLPVLELLDAQHPVGLVLRDPESAALVRTRTDLPVLVAPSFPELTELYAALDARVVLYCNNSVLNFQSLLDGRKLHVHVNHGESDKQSMASNNAKAYDRVFVAGEAAVQRHAAGLLLFDTDRLVRVGRPQLDLRPAPVLAPSPRRTVLYAPTWEGDAEYNDYTSVDVFGPAIARAVLDVPDARLVYKPHPKVTTSRTPAVREAHQQVLALLAEADRRDPAAGHQAVTVGDILAVIPDCDAMVTDVSSVGLDWLYLRTDKPIFLTDRHHDAERLRQEVPVSRCADVVDATVLPDLTALLTARLEHDEHHLARVAMRHHYFDDLQVGDSTVRFLDAVGELVALRDRLLGGPGEALAGTDDAITA, encoded by the coding sequence GTGCACGAGGTCTCCGTCATCGCCTACTTCGCCGACGACGTCACCCGGACCTACCAGCTGGTCCAGTGGCTGCCGGTCCTGGAGCTGCTGGACGCCCAGCACCCGGTCGGCCTGGTGCTGCGCGACCCGGAGTCGGCCGCGCTCGTGCGCACCCGCACCGACCTGCCGGTCCTCGTGGCTCCGAGCTTCCCGGAGCTGACCGAGCTGTACGCCGCGCTCGACGCCCGCGTCGTGCTCTACTGCAACAACTCGGTGCTCAACTTCCAGTCGCTCCTCGACGGGCGCAAGCTCCACGTGCACGTCAACCACGGTGAGAGCGACAAGCAGTCGATGGCGAGCAACAACGCCAAGGCCTACGACCGCGTCTTCGTCGCCGGCGAGGCGGCCGTGCAGCGCCACGCGGCCGGTCTGCTGCTCTTCGACACCGACCGGCTCGTGCGCGTCGGCCGGCCACAGCTCGACCTGCGCCCGGCACCGGTGCTGGCGCCGAGCCCGCGCCGCACCGTGCTCTACGCCCCCACGTGGGAGGGCGACGCGGAGTACAACGACTACACCTCCGTCGACGTCTTCGGCCCGGCGATCGCGCGCGCGGTGCTCGACGTGCCCGACGCTCGCCTGGTCTACAAGCCGCACCCGAAGGTGACCACCAGCCGGACACCGGCGGTGCGGGAGGCGCACCAGCAGGTCCTCGCGCTGCTGGCCGAGGCCGACCGGCGCGACCCGGCGGCGGGCCACCAGGCGGTCACGGTCGGCGACATCCTCGCGGTCATCCCCGACTGCGACGCGATGGTCACCGACGTCTCCTCGGTCGGGCTCGACTGGCTCTACCTGCGCACCGACAAGCCGATCTTCCTCACCGACCGCCACCACGACGCCGAGCGGCTGCGCCAGGAGGTGCCGGTCAGCCGCTGCGCCGACGTCGTCGACGCCACCGTGCTCCCTGACCTCACCGCGCTCCTGACGGCCCGCCTCGAGCACGACGAGCACCACCTCGCCCGCGTCGCGATGCGCCACCACTACTTCGACGACCTGCAGGTCGGCGACAGCACGGTGCGCTTCCTGGACGCGGTCGGCGAGCTGGTCGCGCTGCGCGACCGCCTGCTGGGCGGCCCCGGCGAGGCCCTCGCCGGCACGGACGACGCCATCACGGCGTGA
- a CDS encoding deoxyguanosinetriphosphate triphosphohydrolase, which translates to MSSPPPSARTRGSLPAGDDGYAPADRQRFVPEPPKRVAAPERTAFERDRARVVHAAASRRLAAKTQVVGPQSDDFVRNRLTHSLEVAQVARDLARALGCSPDVTETAALAHDLGHPPFGHNGERLLDELSQPCGGFEGNAQTLRILTRLEAKTFQGAPGQPGGDVSRGLNLTRATLDACTKYPWPRAVAEPPGGVHADGTRRTTVKFGVYDDDREVFDWMRADVAGSRQCVEAQVMDLADDVAYSVHDVEDGVVAGRIDLTRLRDAGERLAVWATVREWYLPGADDAALEAAWAGLAAVPSWPQAAYDGSRRALAGLKDVTSDLIGRFCGAVQMATLAAHDGPAVRHRADLVVPTSTLLEVALLKGVAAHYVMQADDRVAAMRRQRELLAELVDAVAAGAPGTLDPAFRADHAGAGDDAAALRVVVDQVASLTDASAVGWHARLCTGRPAPGPGDRGGP; encoded by the coding sequence ATGTCGTCCCCGCCCCCGTCCGCCCGCACCCGCGGCTCCCTGCCCGCCGGTGACGACGGCTACGCCCCGGCTGACCGGCAGCGCTTCGTCCCGGAGCCGCCGAAGCGGGTCGCCGCCCCCGAGCGCACGGCCTTCGAGCGCGACCGCGCGCGGGTCGTGCACGCCGCCGCCTCCCGTCGGCTGGCGGCCAAGACGCAGGTGGTCGGCCCCCAGAGCGACGACTTCGTGCGCAACCGGCTGACGCACAGCCTCGAGGTGGCCCAGGTCGCGCGCGACCTGGCGCGGGCGCTCGGCTGCAGCCCCGACGTCACCGAGACCGCGGCGCTGGCCCACGACCTGGGCCACCCGCCGTTCGGGCACAACGGCGAGCGGCTGCTCGACGAGCTGTCGCAGCCGTGCGGTGGCTTCGAGGGCAACGCGCAGACGCTGCGCATCCTCACGCGGCTGGAGGCCAAGACCTTCCAGGGCGCCCCGGGGCAGCCGGGCGGCGACGTGTCGCGCGGGCTCAACCTCACCCGGGCCACGCTCGACGCCTGCACGAAGTACCCCTGGCCCCGCGCGGTCGCGGAGCCCCCGGGCGGTGTCCACGCCGACGGCACCCGCCGCACGACGGTCAAGTTCGGCGTCTACGACGACGACCGCGAGGTCTTCGACTGGATGCGGGCCGACGTCGCGGGCAGCCGGCAGTGCGTCGAGGCGCAGGTCATGGACCTCGCCGACGACGTGGCCTACTCGGTGCACGACGTCGAGGACGGCGTCGTGGCCGGGCGCATCGACCTCACCCGGCTGCGGGACGCCGGTGAGCGGCTTGCGGTGTGGGCGACCGTGCGCGAGTGGTACCTCCCCGGCGCCGACGACGCGGCCCTGGAGGCGGCCTGGGCCGGTCTGGCCGCCGTGCCGAGCTGGCCGCAGGCGGCCTACGACGGGTCGCGGCGCGCGCTGGCCGGCCTCAAGGACGTCACCTCCGACCTGATCGGCCGCTTCTGCGGCGCCGTGCAGATGGCCACCCTCGCGGCGCACGACGGCCCGGCGGTGCGGCACCGCGCCGACCTCGTGGTCCCGACCTCGACGCTGCTCGAGGTCGCGCTGCTCAAGGGGGTGGCGGCGCACTACGTCATGCAGGCCGACGACCGGGTCGCGGCCATGCGCCGCCAGCGCGAGCTGCTGGCGGAGCTCGTCGACGCCGTGGCCGCGGGCGCGCCGGGCACGCTGGACCCCGCCTTCCGCGCCGACCACGCCGGCGCTGGCGACGACGCGGCCGCGCTGCGCGTCGTCGTCGACCAGGTCGCCTCCCTCACCGACGCCTCCGCGGTCGGCTGGCACGCGCGGCTGTGCACAGGTCGACCGGCGCCCGGCCCGGGAGACCGCGGCGGCCCGTAG
- the dusB gene encoding tRNA dihydrouridine synthase DusB yields the protein MTTTLLPDGLRLGGLHVETPVVLAPMAGITNAAFRRLCAEQGAGLYVCEMITSRGLVEGDQHTRDMLVFDEAERVRSVQLYGTDPVYVGKAVEILCAEHGVAHVDLNFGCPVPKVTRKGGGGALPWKRTLLAAILEHAVRAATPYGVPVTMKTRKGIDDDHLTFLDAGRIAQESGCAAIALHGRTVVQAYSGRADWEAIGELVAAVDIPVLGNGDVWEAADAVRMVEQTGAAGVVVGRGCLGRPWLFRDLAAAFAGEQVATLPTLGEVRVMMRRHAELLATHMGEERGCREFRKHVSWYLKGFSAGGRLRHALALVDTLAELDALLAELDPAEPFPVGELGAPRGRQGSPRARVALPDGWLDSRDGVVAVAAEGAAEQTGG from the coding sequence GTGACGACCACCCTGCTGCCCGACGGCCTGCGCCTCGGGGGGCTGCACGTCGAGACCCCCGTCGTGCTCGCCCCCATGGCAGGCATCACCAACGCGGCCTTCCGCCGGCTGTGCGCCGAGCAGGGGGCCGGGCTCTACGTCTGCGAGATGATCACCTCGCGTGGCCTGGTCGAGGGCGACCAGCACACCCGCGACATGCTCGTCTTCGACGAGGCCGAGCGGGTGCGCTCGGTCCAGCTCTACGGCACCGACCCGGTCTACGTCGGCAAGGCCGTCGAGATCCTCTGCGCCGAGCACGGGGTGGCGCACGTCGACCTCAACTTCGGCTGCCCGGTGCCCAAGGTGACCCGCAAGGGCGGCGGCGGTGCCCTGCCCTGGAAGCGGACGCTGCTGGCCGCGATCCTCGAGCACGCCGTGCGCGCCGCGACGCCCTACGGCGTGCCGGTGACCATGAAGACCCGCAAGGGCATCGACGACGACCACCTCACGTTCCTCGACGCCGGGCGCATCGCGCAGGAGAGCGGGTGCGCGGCGATCGCGCTGCACGGCCGCACGGTGGTGCAGGCCTACAGCGGCCGGGCCGACTGGGAGGCGATCGGCGAGCTGGTCGCCGCGGTCGACATCCCGGTGCTCGGCAACGGCGACGTGTGGGAGGCCGCCGACGCCGTGCGGATGGTCGAGCAGACCGGCGCCGCGGGCGTCGTCGTCGGGCGCGGGTGCCTCGGTCGGCCTTGGCTCTTCCGCGACCTCGCGGCGGCCTTCGCCGGCGAGCAGGTCGCGACGCTGCCCACGCTCGGCGAGGTGCGCGTGATGATGCGCCGCCACGCCGAGCTGCTGGCGACGCACATGGGGGAGGAGCGCGGCTGCCGCGAGTTCCGCAAGCACGTCTCGTGGTACCTCAAGGGCTTCTCCGCCGGCGGCCGGCTGCGCCACGCGCTCGCCCTCGTCGACACGCTGGCGGAGCTCGACGCGCTGCTGGCCGAGCTCGACCCGGCCGAGCCCTTCCCCGTGGGCGAGCTCGGCGCGCCGCGCGGTCGCCAGGGCTCCCCGCGCGCCAGGGTCGCGCTCCCCGACGGCTGGCTCGACAGCCGCGACGGCGTGGTCGCGGTGGCGGCCGAGGGCGCCGCGGAGCAGACCGGCGGCTGA